From the Cryptomeria japonica chromosome 2, Sugi_1.0, whole genome shotgun sequence genome, one window contains:
- the LOC131064850 gene encoding disease resistance protein RUN1 isoform X1, with translation MSLSNWSSADLCTNQIYDHDVFLSFRGFDSRDFANRLHSALVEVGIITFLDSKSLQKGEYISSSLDQGIRSSRICIPIFSKNFADSKWCLKEVGSMEKYGKRIIPLFYKVASSDVRNPDGGIYAKYFEKHESKKAFSPEEITELKSALQRVGGLPGWSHDQISEEEILIKEVLEKIVNILLSEKGCLDIPKCFGLDWQVEHLLRSLNRADRQKEVVKVGIHGMGGMGKTTLAKVVYNQLLYSRFGLHYFVLRVGERCEEKNVLGKMQTQMLEDISPFRDEIDHVDRGKALLQHFLKGKKILLLLDDIQSSEQLEALGGNFTDLGEGSCLLITTQNQQILKLAKVDETHEVRGLPEEHAMELFKFHALPNPCCLDRELQTLVNTIVSACEGLPLALQLLGKTLAGVADRNVWKGMADKLKCEPNMQKILRASYDTLDPFEKEMFLDTACFLTGTDKEIATIFWAELYRSCHASLRNLLQKSLVNLGPGNELLIHGCLKDLARNLANEMNSQPRKRTRLFDQDAVQDVLHRPLDKAKKVCYLCYEPKERKTMEADMFIQLYNLRLLWLSDVVIKGHFPEAYFDELRWLRLTRYSSRRLPPGMNLNKLVILEVIDSQITHLCDEKAEEHPNIQLGKLKVLILSGCVSLEELPATLIYTQLQILDLHNCHSLRSLPDTVGSFRSLVSLNMKGSGVSCLHEDFGMLSSLQELDLSWCKNLRNLPANFGNLTRLERLEIHHNPKLRELPDTIGGLKALAYLDAGYCQLCDDGLPDGTFELSSLRVIHLEQNGFCSLPSGLEKLSALWELHLDGCSKLSNLPAVPSSLEMLYARDCARLDNLPCLSGLTSLIRLDVSKSRHLMTLAGLDSLQGLTTLRLMGCQDMSTDTLGNCFQGLKSLESVFFGGFGVSRVQLQSFYDSLQYLQAISFQTQCLISSQVIKPTWHHAEANGQNGEKDNCLELCADQNEINYCAGYIVCCLSLGQVFNQEGTNRLCCRIDRKHNLGPRKVIHPDIGYGGEDVLEIRVVRVESNLNFKWLRMGDRLTVNACSDHQQWKACFKFLMYEEADATYPPAEEEWIPTKITFGV, from the exons ATGTCCCTATCTAACTGGTCTTCAGCCGATCTCTGTACTAACCAAATATATGATCATGATGTTTTCTTGAGCTTTCGGGGCTTCGACAGCCGAGATTTCGCTAATCGATTGCATTCTGCTCTTGTTGAAGTGGGTATTATTACTTTCTTAGACAGTAAAAGCTTACAGAAGGGTGAATATATATCCTCTTCTTTGGACCAAGGCATTCGGTCAAGCAGAATCTGTATTCCAATTTTCTCCAAAAATTTTGCCGATTCGAAATGGTGCCTGAAGGAAGTAGGGTCTATGGAAAAGTATGGAAAAAGAATCATACCTCTGTTTTACAAAGTTGCTTCTTCAGACGTTCGTAACCCGGATGGAGGCATATATGCAAAATATTTCGAGAAACATGAAAGTAAGAAAGCATTCAGCCCTGAAGAAATCACTGAATTGAAAAGTGCATTACAGCGTGTTGGCGGTCTCCCTGGCTGGTCACACGATCAAATTTCCGA GGAGGAAATTTTGATCAAAGAAGTTTTGGAGAAAATTGTGAACATCTTACTTTCAGAGAAGGGATGTCTGGACATTCCAAAATGCTTTGGTTTAGACTGGCAAGTGGAACACCTCTTGAGATCACTTAACAGAGCAGATCGTCAGAAGGAGGTTGTGAAAGTGGGTATACATGGGATGGGCGGGATGGGCAAAACAACCCTCGCCAAGGTTGTTTACAATCAACTCCTGTACTCTCGGTTTGGATTGCATTATTTTGTACTGCGTGTTGGTGAAAGATGTGAAGAAAAAAATGTGCTTGGAAAGATGCAGACCCAGATGCTCGAAGATATCTCACCATTCAGAGACGAAATAGATCATGTTGATAGAGGTAAAGCTCTCTTGCAACACTTTCTCAAGGGTAAGAAAATTCTCCTCCTGCTGGATGATATTCAAAGTTCCGAGCAGCTAGAAGCTCTGGGGGGGAATTTCACTGACTTAGGGGAAGGTAGTTGTTTGCTTATTACAACGCAGAATCAACAAATTCTAAAATTGGCCAAAGTTGACGAAACTCACGAGGTGAGGGGGCTTCCTGAAGAACATGCCATGGAGTTATTCAAATTCCATGCGTTGCCTAACCCCTGTTGTCTAGATCGAGAGTTACAAACCCTAGTCAACACTATAGTTAGTGCCTGTGAAGGCCTTCCTCTTGCCCTCCAACTTCTTGGGAAAACCCTGGCTGGTGTGGCCGATAGAAATGTTTGGAAAGGCATGGCAGACAAGTTAAAGTGTGAGCCCAATATGCAAAAGATACTTAGAGCCTCCTACGATACCCTTGATCCCTTTGAGAAGGAAATGTTTCTGGATACTGCTTGTTTTCTTACAGGGACAGACAAAGAAATTGCTACGATCTTTTGGGCAGAACTGTATCGGAGTTGTCACGCTTCTCTCAGAAATCTCTTGCAAaagtccttggtaaacttgggccCTGGTAATGAATTGTTGATCCATGGCTGCCTCAAAGACTTGGCAAGAAATTTGGCAAATGAAATGAATTCCCAGCCCCGCAAACGAACAAGACTATTCGATCAGGACGCAGTGCAGGATGTTTTACATCGACCCTTG GACAAGGCCAAGAAGGTGTGTTATCTTTGCTACGAGCCCAAGGAGAGGAAGACAATGGAGGCAGACATGTTCATCCAACTGTACAACTTGAGACTGCTCTGGCTTTCAGATGTTGTGATAAAGGGACACTTTCCTGAGGCATACTTTGACGAATTGAGATGGCTAAGATTGACGAGATATTCATCAAGACGGCTACCTCCGGGAATGAACCTCAACAAGCTTGTTATTCTGGAGGTGATTGATAGCCAGATAACTCATCTCTGCGACGAAAAAGCAGAAGAACACCCAAAC ATACAACTTGGAAAACTTAAAGTGCTTATTTTGAGTGGGTGCGTGTCCCTAGAGGAACTTCCTGCTACTCTAATCTATACCCAGTTGCAGATCCTGGACTTGCATAATTGTCATTCACTCAGAAGCCTGCCCGATACGGTGGGAAGCTTCCGTAGCTTAGTTTCTCTCAACATGAAAGGCTCTGGTGTTTCTTGTTTGCATGAGGATTTCGGTATGCTTTCAAGTCTGCAGGAATTGGATCTGTCTTGGTGTAAGAATTTGCGCAATCTTCCAGCTAATTTTGGCAATCTGACTCGGTTGGAAAGATTAGAAATTCATCACAATCCTAAGCTTAGAGAGCTACCAGATACCATTGGCGGCCTAAAAGCTTTGGCGTATCTGGATGCCGGCTACTGCCAACTATGTGATGATGGACTCCCAGACGGAACATTCGAATTGTCTTCATTAAGAGTAATACATCTTGAGCAAAACGGATTTTGCAGTCTCCCGAGCGGCTTAGAAAAGTTAAGTGCACTTTGGGAGCTGCATTTGGATGGGTGCAGCAAGCTTTCCAACTTGCCAGCGGTCCCGTCATCTTTGGAGATGCTGTACGCCCGCGACTGCGCTCGTCTGGACAATTTACCCTGCTTGTCCGGATTGACGAGTCTCATTCGATTAGATGTCAGCAAATCACGTCATCTGATGACGCTAGCAGGGTTAGATTCTTTGCAGGGATTAACCACGTTAAGGTTAATGGGGTGTCAGGATATGTCCACCGACACACTGGGAAACTGTTTCCAGGGTCTCAAATCTTTGGAGAGTGTTTTCTTTGGCGGGTTTGGCGTCTCCAGAGTGCAACTCCAATCTTTCTATGATTCCCTCCAG TATTTGCAGGCCATCTCTTTCCAAACCCAATGTCTAATTTCAAGTCAAGTGATCAAACCAACCTGGCATCATGCCGAAGCAAATGGACAGAACGGGGAGAAAGACAATTGTCTTGAATTATGTGCAGATCAGAATGAGATTAATTATTGTGCAGGATATATTGTCTGTTGCCTTTCCCTGGGCCAAGTCTTTAATCAGGAAGGTACGAACAGACTGTGCTGCAGAATTGACAGGAAGCACAATTTAGGGCCACGCAAAGTGATCCATCCAGACATAGGTTATGGAGGGGAAGATGTGTTGGAAATACGCGTTGTTCGAGTAGAGAGTAATTTAAACTTCAAATGGCTGAGAATGGGAGATAGACTGACCGTGAATGCATGTTCTGATCATCAGCAatggaaggcatgtttcaaatttttgatgtatGAAGAAGCTGATGCAACTTATCCTCCTGCAGAAGAAGAATGGATCCCTACTAAAATAACATTTGGTGTGTGA
- the LOC131064850 gene encoding disease resistance protein RUN1 isoform X2: protein MSLSNWSSADLCTNQIYDHDVFLSFRGFDSRDFANRLHSALVEVGIITFLDSKSLQKGEYISSSLDQGIRSSRICIPIFSKNFADSKWCLKEVGSMEKYGKRIIPLFYKVASSDVRNPDGGIYAKYFEKHESKKAFSPEEITELKSALQRVGGLPGWSHDQISEEEILIKEVLEKIVNILLSEKGCLDIPKCFGLDWQVEHLLRSLNRADRQKEVVKVGIHGMGGMGKTTLAKVVYNQLLYSRFGLHYFVLRVGERCEEKNVLGKMQTQMLEDISPFRDEIDHVDRGKALLQHFLKGKKILLLLDDIQSSEQLEALGGNFTDLGEGSCLLITTQNQQILKLAKVDETHEVRGLPEEHAMELFKFHALPNPCCLDRELQTLVNTIVSACEGLPLALQLLGKTLAGVADRNVWKGMADKLKCEPNMQKILRASYDTLDPFEKEMFLDTACFLTGTDKEIATIFWAELYRSCHASLRNLLQKSLVNLGPGNELLIHGCLKDLARNLANEMNSQPRKRTRLFDQDAVQDVLHRPLDKAKKVCYLCYEPKERKTMEADMFIQLYNLRLLWLSDVVIKGHFPEAYFDELRWLRLTRYSSRRLPPGMNLNKLVILEVIDSQITHLCDEKAEEHPNIQLGKLKVLILSGCVSLEELPATLIYTQLQILDLHNCHSLRSLPDTVGSFRSLVSLNMKGSGVSCLHEDFGMLSSLQELDLSWCKNLRNLPANFGNLTRLERLEIHHNPKLRELPDTIGGLKALAYLDAGYCQLCDDGLPDGTFELSSLRVIHLEQNGFCSLPSGLEKLSALWELHLDGCSKLSNLPAVPSSLEMLYARDCARLDNLPCLSGLTSLIRLDVSKSRHLMTLAGLDSLQGLTTLRLMGCQDMSTDTLGNCFQGLKSLESVFFGGFGVSRVQLQSFYDSLQAISFQTQCLISSQVIKPTWHHAEANGQNGEKDNCLELCADQNEINYCAGYIVCCLSLGQVFNQEGTNRLCCRIDRKHNLGPRKVIHPDIGYGGEDVLEIRVVRVESNLNFKWLRMGDRLTVNACSDHQQWKACFKFLMYEEADATYPPAEEEWIPTKITFGV from the exons ATGTCCCTATCTAACTGGTCTTCAGCCGATCTCTGTACTAACCAAATATATGATCATGATGTTTTCTTGAGCTTTCGGGGCTTCGACAGCCGAGATTTCGCTAATCGATTGCATTCTGCTCTTGTTGAAGTGGGTATTATTACTTTCTTAGACAGTAAAAGCTTACAGAAGGGTGAATATATATCCTCTTCTTTGGACCAAGGCATTCGGTCAAGCAGAATCTGTATTCCAATTTTCTCCAAAAATTTTGCCGATTCGAAATGGTGCCTGAAGGAAGTAGGGTCTATGGAAAAGTATGGAAAAAGAATCATACCTCTGTTTTACAAAGTTGCTTCTTCAGACGTTCGTAACCCGGATGGAGGCATATATGCAAAATATTTCGAGAAACATGAAAGTAAGAAAGCATTCAGCCCTGAAGAAATCACTGAATTGAAAAGTGCATTACAGCGTGTTGGCGGTCTCCCTGGCTGGTCACACGATCAAATTTCCGA GGAGGAAATTTTGATCAAAGAAGTTTTGGAGAAAATTGTGAACATCTTACTTTCAGAGAAGGGATGTCTGGACATTCCAAAATGCTTTGGTTTAGACTGGCAAGTGGAACACCTCTTGAGATCACTTAACAGAGCAGATCGTCAGAAGGAGGTTGTGAAAGTGGGTATACATGGGATGGGCGGGATGGGCAAAACAACCCTCGCCAAGGTTGTTTACAATCAACTCCTGTACTCTCGGTTTGGATTGCATTATTTTGTACTGCGTGTTGGTGAAAGATGTGAAGAAAAAAATGTGCTTGGAAAGATGCAGACCCAGATGCTCGAAGATATCTCACCATTCAGAGACGAAATAGATCATGTTGATAGAGGTAAAGCTCTCTTGCAACACTTTCTCAAGGGTAAGAAAATTCTCCTCCTGCTGGATGATATTCAAAGTTCCGAGCAGCTAGAAGCTCTGGGGGGGAATTTCACTGACTTAGGGGAAGGTAGTTGTTTGCTTATTACAACGCAGAATCAACAAATTCTAAAATTGGCCAAAGTTGACGAAACTCACGAGGTGAGGGGGCTTCCTGAAGAACATGCCATGGAGTTATTCAAATTCCATGCGTTGCCTAACCCCTGTTGTCTAGATCGAGAGTTACAAACCCTAGTCAACACTATAGTTAGTGCCTGTGAAGGCCTTCCTCTTGCCCTCCAACTTCTTGGGAAAACCCTGGCTGGTGTGGCCGATAGAAATGTTTGGAAAGGCATGGCAGACAAGTTAAAGTGTGAGCCCAATATGCAAAAGATACTTAGAGCCTCCTACGATACCCTTGATCCCTTTGAGAAGGAAATGTTTCTGGATACTGCTTGTTTTCTTACAGGGACAGACAAAGAAATTGCTACGATCTTTTGGGCAGAACTGTATCGGAGTTGTCACGCTTCTCTCAGAAATCTCTTGCAAaagtccttggtaaacttgggccCTGGTAATGAATTGTTGATCCATGGCTGCCTCAAAGACTTGGCAAGAAATTTGGCAAATGAAATGAATTCCCAGCCCCGCAAACGAACAAGACTATTCGATCAGGACGCAGTGCAGGATGTTTTACATCGACCCTTG GACAAGGCCAAGAAGGTGTGTTATCTTTGCTACGAGCCCAAGGAGAGGAAGACAATGGAGGCAGACATGTTCATCCAACTGTACAACTTGAGACTGCTCTGGCTTTCAGATGTTGTGATAAAGGGACACTTTCCTGAGGCATACTTTGACGAATTGAGATGGCTAAGATTGACGAGATATTCATCAAGACGGCTACCTCCGGGAATGAACCTCAACAAGCTTGTTATTCTGGAGGTGATTGATAGCCAGATAACTCATCTCTGCGACGAAAAAGCAGAAGAACACCCAAAC ATACAACTTGGAAAACTTAAAGTGCTTATTTTGAGTGGGTGCGTGTCCCTAGAGGAACTTCCTGCTACTCTAATCTATACCCAGTTGCAGATCCTGGACTTGCATAATTGTCATTCACTCAGAAGCCTGCCCGATACGGTGGGAAGCTTCCGTAGCTTAGTTTCTCTCAACATGAAAGGCTCTGGTGTTTCTTGTTTGCATGAGGATTTCGGTATGCTTTCAAGTCTGCAGGAATTGGATCTGTCTTGGTGTAAGAATTTGCGCAATCTTCCAGCTAATTTTGGCAATCTGACTCGGTTGGAAAGATTAGAAATTCATCACAATCCTAAGCTTAGAGAGCTACCAGATACCATTGGCGGCCTAAAAGCTTTGGCGTATCTGGATGCCGGCTACTGCCAACTATGTGATGATGGACTCCCAGACGGAACATTCGAATTGTCTTCATTAAGAGTAATACATCTTGAGCAAAACGGATTTTGCAGTCTCCCGAGCGGCTTAGAAAAGTTAAGTGCACTTTGGGAGCTGCATTTGGATGGGTGCAGCAAGCTTTCCAACTTGCCAGCGGTCCCGTCATCTTTGGAGATGCTGTACGCCCGCGACTGCGCTCGTCTGGACAATTTACCCTGCTTGTCCGGATTGACGAGTCTCATTCGATTAGATGTCAGCAAATCACGTCATCTGATGACGCTAGCAGGGTTAGATTCTTTGCAGGGATTAACCACGTTAAGGTTAATGGGGTGTCAGGATATGTCCACCGACACACTGGGAAACTGTTTCCAGGGTCTCAAATCTTTGGAGAGTGTTTTCTTTGGCGGGTTTGGCGTCTCCAGAGTGCAACTCCAATCTTTCTATGATTCCCTCCAG GCCATCTCTTTCCAAACCCAATGTCTAATTTCAAGTCAAGTGATCAAACCAACCTGGCATCATGCCGAAGCAAATGGACAGAACGGGGAGAAAGACAATTGTCTTGAATTATGTGCAGATCAGAATGAGATTAATTATTGTGCAGGATATATTGTCTGTTGCCTTTCCCTGGGCCAAGTCTTTAATCAGGAAGGTACGAACAGACTGTGCTGCAGAATTGACAGGAAGCACAATTTAGGGCCACGCAAAGTGATCCATCCAGACATAGGTTATGGAGGGGAAGATGTGTTGGAAATACGCGTTGTTCGAGTAGAGAGTAATTTAAACTTCAAATGGCTGAGAATGGGAGATAGACTGACCGTGAATGCATGTTCTGATCATCAGCAatggaaggcatgtttcaaatttttgatgtatGAAGAAGCTGATGCAACTTATCCTCCTGCAGAAGAAGAATGGATCCCTACTAAAATAACATTTGGTGTGTGA
- the LOC131064851 gene encoding disease resistance protein L6-like, translating to MYAKDFEQHESKKAFSPEEITELKSALQRVGGLPGWSHDQISEEEILIKEVLEKIVNILLSEKGCLDIPKCFGLDWQVEHLLRSLNRADRQKEVVKVGIHGMGGMGKTTLAKVVYNQLLYSRFGLHYFVQRVGERCDEKNGLVKLQTQMLEDISPFRDEVDHVDRGKALLQHFLKGKRIVPLLDDIQSSEQLEARGGGFY from the exons ATGTATGCAAAAGATTTCGAGCAACATGAAAGTAAGAAAGCATTCAGCCCTGAAGAAATCACTGAATTGAAAAGTGCATTACAGCGTGTTGGAGGTCTCCCTGGCTGGTCACACGATCAAATTTCCGA AGAGGAAATTTTGATTAAAGAAGTTTTGGAGAAAATTGTGAACATCTTACTTTCAGAGAAGGGATGTCTGGACATTCCAAAATGCTTTGGTTTAGACTGGCAAGTGGAGCACCTTTTGAGATCACTAAACAGAGCAGATCGTCAGAAGGAGGTTGTGAAAGTGGGTATACATGGGATGGGCGGGATGGGCAAAACAACCCTCGCCAAGGTTgtttacaatcaactgctctaCTCTCGGTTTGGATTGCATTATTTTGTACAACGTGTGGGTGAAAGATGTGACGAAAAAAATGGGCTTGTAAAGCTGCAGACCCAGATGCTCGAAGATATCTCACCATTCAGAGACGAAGTGGATCATGTTGATAGAGGTAAAGCTCTCTTGCAACACTTTCTCAAGGGTAAGAGAATTGTCCCCCTGCTGGATGACATTCAAAGTTCCGAGCAGCTAGAAGCTCGGGGGGGGGGATTTTACTGA